GCACGCAGGGCGGCCCTTGCGGACACCGAATAGGCGCAAGATGAAAGAGATTCACGTGGTGGCGGGTATTGTGTGGCGCAATGGGCGTTTTCTTGCCGCGCGCAGGCCGGAGGGCAAGGCCCATGCGGGATTCTGGGAATTTCCCGGAGGCAAGATGGAACCCGGCGAAACCCGTGAGCAGGCGCTGGTGCGCGAATTCCGCGAGGAGATGAGCATAACTCCCCTGGTATGGGAGTTCTGGCGTACCGTGCGTCATGCCTATCCCGAACAGGTGGTGCACCTGTATTTTTACCACATTACGTCGTTCGCGGGCAGCGTGCATCCTGCTGAAGGGCACGAGACAGGCTGGTTCAGCCATGAGCAGGCCCTTGAACTGCCTTTTCTGGAAGCGGACATAGCCGTTGTGCGCGAATTGCGGAATGCGCCGTACTTCGGACACACGGCACAGGAGCAGTCATGAATCTATTCTGGATAGCCCTTGCCCTGCTGGCAGGGGCAACCCTACCCACGCAGGCGGGCATAAACGCGCAGTTGCAGTTGCACTGGGCACGGCATCCCGCCCTTGCGTCCCTTGTTTCCTTTACGGTGGGCACGCTGGCGCTGGTGGGCTATTGCGTTGCGGCGCGGGTGCCTTTTCCCTCCCTTGCAGGGACAACCACCCAGTGGTGGCACTGGGTGGGCGGTCTGCTGGGGGCGGT
This region of Desulfovibrio psychrotolerans genomic DNA includes:
- a CDS encoding (deoxy)nucleoside triphosphate pyrophosphohydrolase, whose translation is MKEIHVVAGIVWRNGRFLAARRPEGKAHAGFWEFPGGKMEPGETREQALVREFREEMSITPLVWEFWRTVRHAYPEQVVHLYFYHITSFAGSVHPAEGHETGWFSHEQALELPFLEADIAVVRELRNAPYFGHTAQEQS
- a CDS encoding DMT family transporter gives rise to the protein MNLFWIALALLAGATLPTQAGINAQLQLHWARHPALASLVSFTVGTLALVGYCVAARVPFPSLAGTTTQWWHWVGGLLGAVFVTVVTFLAPRLGAATMVGLVVAGQMIASVGLDHFGALGYAERPLTLMRLAGIAMLVGGVVLIRRF